A part of Halobaculum sp. MBLA0143 genomic DNA contains:
- a CDS encoding GMP synthase subunit A, which yields MSEPRIVVIDNHGQFTHLEKRALRDAGVDTEIVDNETAPAEVDADGVVLSGGPSMDRTGRAAEYLDADVPVLGICLGMQLMATELGGRVASGDYGGYADVTVEVTDGDDPLIGSLAPETRTWASHADEVTELPAGFTRTATSEVCGVEAMSDPGRDLYGVQWHPEVAHTEQGEAVFENFLDICR from the coding sequence ATGTCAGAGCCGCGGATCGTGGTGATCGACAACCACGGCCAGTTCACACACTTGGAGAAGCGCGCGCTCCGGGACGCGGGCGTGGACACGGAGATCGTCGACAACGAGACGGCACCCGCGGAGGTGGACGCCGACGGCGTCGTCCTCTCCGGTGGGCCGTCGATGGACCGCACCGGCCGCGCCGCGGAGTACCTGGACGCGGACGTCCCGGTGTTGGGGATCTGTCTCGGGATGCAGCTGATGGCCACCGAGCTCGGCGGTCGGGTGGCGAGCGGCGACTACGGCGGCTACGCCGACGTGACCGTCGAGGTGACCGACGGCGACGACCCACTGATCGGGTCGTTGGCGCCGGAGACCCGCACCTGGGCGTCACACGCCGACGAAGTGACGGAGCTGCCGGCCGGGTTCACCCGGACGGCCACGAGCGAGGTGTGTGGCGTGGAGGCGATGAGCGACCCGGGGCGTGACCTCTACGGCGTCCAGTGGCACCCGGAGGTGGCCCACACGGAGCAGGGGGAGGCCGTCTTCGAGAACTTCCTCGACATCTGTCGGTAG
- a CDS encoding TSUP family transporter has product MNVEQVQRTFLRHQHLLVFVAPIVFIAGVLGFAPTSGSGVSYWLEFWWLFPCFLLGATIVNTVGISGSALFVPFLIFVFPLFSEPLTPETLVKVGLISEAFGLSSSAVAFVQYGLVDRRLALSLVAGGVPFVVGGALLSFVIPEPLFHGLLGAALLAASVLLFRTDLGHGETHDDDDAAATDGGHAGLPDDPGKLGPAGVETDAEGTVTRVDRDGSDYTYTRGGYLRRFLNYSIGGTFQGLAGFGIGELGIVSMLGTKVPVRVAIGTNHIVVASTAVLASLVHVFGGGLVPGGHSLSLASTPWNMVVFTVPATVTGGQVAPYVSNALDTDTITVGVGGLFAVISVALFGMAAGV; this is encoded by the coding sequence GTGAACGTCGAACAGGTGCAGCGGACGTTCCTCCGCCACCAACATCTACTGGTGTTCGTCGCCCCCATCGTGTTCATCGCCGGTGTGCTGGGGTTCGCACCGACGAGCGGATCTGGGGTGAGCTACTGGCTGGAGTTCTGGTGGCTGTTCCCGTGTTTCCTGCTGGGCGCGACGATCGTCAACACGGTCGGGATCAGTGGGTCGGCGTTGTTCGTCCCGTTCCTTATCTTCGTGTTCCCGTTGTTCTCGGAGCCGTTGACTCCGGAGACGTTGGTGAAGGTCGGACTGATCAGCGAGGCGTTCGGGCTGTCGAGCTCCGCGGTGGCGTTCGTCCAGTACGGACTCGTCGACCGTCGGCTGGCGTTGTCGCTCGTCGCCGGCGGAGTCCCGTTCGTCGTCGGCGGTGCGTTGTTGTCGTTCGTCATCCCGGAGCCGTTGTTCCACGGGCTCCTCGGAGCAGCGCTGTTGGCCGCCTCGGTGTTGTTGTTCCGGACCGACCTCGGCCACGGGGAGACTCACGACGACGACGACGCCGCCGCGACGGACGGTGGCCACGCCGGCCTGCCGGACGACCCCGGCAAGCTCGGACCGGCGGGTGTCGAGACGGACGCCGAGGGGACCGTCACCCGAGTCGACCGTGACGGGAGCGACTACACTTACACCCGCGGGGGGTACCTCCGACGGTTCCTCAACTACAGCATCGGCGGGACGTTCCAGGGGCTGGCCGGCTTCGGAATCGGCGAACTCGGGATCGTCTCGATGCTCGGCACGAAAGTGCCCGTTCGGGTCGCTATCGGGACGAACCACATCGTCGTCGCCTCGACGGCCGTCCTCGCGTCGTTGGTCCACGTGTTCGGCGGCGGGCTCGTCCCCGGTGGTCACTCGCTGAGCCTGGCGTCGACACCGTGGAACATGGTCGTGTTCACCGTGCCGGCGACGGTCACCGGCGGACAGGTCGCTCCGTACGTCTCGAACGCGCTGGACACCGACACGATCACCGTCGGTGTCGGCGGACTGTTCGCAGTAATCTCGGTCGCGTTGTTCGGGATGGCGGCCGGCGTCTGA
- a CDS encoding GNAT family N-acetyltransferase — protein sequence MSVELEKRTDTPGEATHEEAAWALKERIRREDGVLKQRRGFFSDAYRRSTTHLLFERGRDDRSDEPGALVGFVSARRDGYVLFLAVSPDARGRGYGRRLVGEVAEQHRTVTCHARATNGAALDFYEAIGFDVERRITGYYEDGGDALYLKLGEQESLTERLSNLLR from the coding sequence GTGAGCGTCGAACTGGAGAAGCGGACGGACACACCCGGGGAGGCGACCCACGAGGAGGCGGCGTGGGCGCTCAAGGAACGTATCCGCCGCGAAGATGGGGTGCTCAAGCAGCGTCGCGGGTTCTTCTCCGACGCCTACCGACGGTCGACGACACACCTGTTGTTCGAGCGTGGCCGAGACGACCGGTCCGACGAGCCCGGGGCGCTCGTCGGCTTCGTCTCCGCCCGGCGTGACGGCTACGTCCTGTTCCTGGCCGTCAGCCCGGACGCCCGGGGTCGTGGCTACGGCCGTCGGCTGGTCGGCGAGGTGGCCGAACAACACCGCACGGTGACGTGTCACGCCCGCGCGACGAACGGGGCCGCACTCGACTTCTACGAGGCCATCGGCTTCGACGTCGAGCGCCGGATCACGGGCTACTACGAGGACGGCGGCGACGCCCTCTACCTCAAGCTCGGGGAACAAGAGAGTCTGACCGAGCGGCTCTCGAACCTCCTCCGGTGA
- a CDS encoding nuclear transport factor 2 family protein has protein sequence MTPESTVRAYYEALRTGESLTTFFLESPDVVKFGVGERLDGYAAVADGLESQTARTRDWTVDSRALQTVTRDDHAAFSDDVRLEWYDTDDFETHAYDTRWSGTLTRTEAGDTEAGEAAVWKFAGMHVSVAGPTEE, from the coding sequence ATGACACCGGAGTCGACCGTCAGGGCGTACTACGAGGCGCTGCGGACAGGGGAGTCGCTGACCACCTTCTTCTTGGAGTCGCCGGACGTGGTGAAGTTCGGCGTCGGCGAACGGCTGGACGGGTACGCCGCGGTCGCGGACGGGCTGGAGTCACAGACCGCCCGCACCCGGGACTGGACCGTCGACAGCCGGGCGCTCCAGACCGTCACGCGGGACGACCACGCCGCCTTCTCCGACGACGTTCGCCTGGAGTGGTACGACACGGACGACTTCGAGACTCACGCGTACGACACGCGCTGGAGTGGCACGCTCACCCGGACAGAGGCGGGGGACACGGAAGCTGGGGAAGCGGCCGTCTGGAAGTTCGCCGGGATGCACGTCTCCGTCGCCGGGCCGACGGAGGAGTAG